The region GCTTGGTGTTGGATGACTTCGTGGGCCTCGGCTCAATGGTTGGTCTGGGTGCTAAGAGCATCAACTACACCGTTGGTCTGGGTGGTTTCTACGGAGGTGGAGGCTTAAAGGCTATCCCGGTTCGCGCTGGCGGCATCATCAACTTGCCGGCAGAGTGGATGGGCGGTCTTGAGTCTTATCTGGCAGGCGGCTTGAACTACGTCGTTTACGGTAACAGCACGACCTCAGGCAATCTCGGTGGCGATGCCGCTTTGGGCATCAAAGCTGATTTAGGCTTAGGGCTCGGGAAAACCGGTTTCGAACTCGGTTATTCCGTTGTCCGGTCGAAGACCGTTACGTCGAAGGGCTTGTCCCTGTCCGTGTCTCAGCCTATCGTTTTATAAAGAGCAGGGACCCATTCCTTTTTAAAGAGAACTTGGATACTTTAGAGAGGGGGGTCCCTCTCTTTTTGTCTTTTCCCCACCGTAATTCGAACATAATCGCTTGAAATTATTGCCGCGGCCGGGCGAAATAACTTCGTATGAAAGTACCGGGCGCGGAGCGGGGCGGGAATCGCCCCAAAGTTTATAATAACATCCTGATCGGGATATTTTTTCGGGAGCAGGGGATCACCCCCCACGGCAACCTCCACGTCCTGACCGGGCTCAAGTTCAAGCGGGAACTGCAGCCCGAGCTGCAGAAATGCTTGAGCGGGGTCCGCGATCTTTTTGTCAGCCATTCGTTGTCGTTCCACCAGTTAGAAGCGCTCTTTAACCATCCCGACCAGCTGGCGCAGCATCTGTGCCGGGAGAACGGCACGACCAAGCTCCTGAGCCCCGAAGGTATTTCTGCGTCGATCAAGGTCCTGCTGGAGACCAAGCCGCTGGAGGGGATCAAGCTGCTGGAACAGAAAACGAAACTGTTCACGCCGGAAAAGATCGCGGCGCTGCTCCGCTGCAACCTCGGTTCGATCGCCGCCTGTTTCACCGAACAAAACGTCAATGAGGCCGAGTTCCGGATCGCGCTGGGATTGCTGAAGAGCAACGGCAGCTTCGACCTGCAGCAGGCTTTTTGCCGGGAATTGGCCGAGACCGCCAAACATGACGAAAGCTGGGCCGTGTTGGCATTGGACGAATTTTGCCGGCATTTTCCGGCGCAGCCGTGGTTCCACGAAACGGCCGGCGATCTCCAGCTTGGGCTTGGCCTGGCCAAGGAGGCGCTGGCCGCTTTTCAGGCCGCGCTGCGGCTCGATCCGCAGAACAAGAAACTGCCGCCCAAGATCAAAGCGGCCGACCGCGCGGTCAAAACGGACAGAAAAGAAACGGAAAATAAACACGAAGAACTGCGCAAGACGGTCCTTGCGCTCTGGGCGAAATGCGGCAGCGAAGAGCCGGCCGGCCGGGAATTAGTGGCCCTGTCGCAGACCAGGTTGTTCGAGCAGATCGCTAATCTGCTGGAAAACGACCTGACGCTCAGCCGGAACGACGAAGTGACGGTCAAAAAATTGGCGGCGCTGGAGAAACTGGCGGCCGAGCGGGGGGACGCTGTCCTGGCCCGGTTCTGCCGCTATCTGCAAAATAAGCATTTGAGCGAAATGGTTAACAAAATAGCCAAAGGGAACGCGGTCGAGCGCCGGATAGCCAACACCAATATTATTGACTTGGGAATACCGAATTTTATCAGGGAATTGCTGGGAAACGACGAGCTGGAGCTTGGCCACACTCGGTTAAACCCGGCCGCGCTGGACGGATTAGCCGGGAGCAAGGAACAAGTCTGGGACAAGCTGATCGCCAGTGGCTACATTAATAACAAGGGCGACCTGCTGGAATTCGACGGGGTACGGCGCCACTTCTCGCTGGGGGAAGAGATTTCCCCGAAAGCCGCCGACGCGGCCTATAAAGCGCTCTATCAGGCCAGCTACTATCCGCTGGTCGAACGGCTGGCGGCCGCCGCCGATAATAAAACGCACAAAAACCAGGAGCTGTGCGCCTTGATCATGGACAATTTGTTCGGCAAGCATTACCGGGCTTACCTGGCAGAATATAAGCAGCGCCGTTGGGACGAAGCTTTGGCCGAACTGCTGGCTTGTTACCGGCTCAATCCCGCGGCGGAAAATCTCGACCGCCAGACCGCCGGCTTGCTCAGCGTCATGGCGCACAAGACCGGGGAGGCGGGCGATACGGCCGGTGCGATCGCGCTTTACCGGCGGGCCCTGTTTTACGACGCTTTTTCCCTGATCGCGCTGGAGCGGCTGTCGCTGCTCCATCTCAGCCTGCGCCAGTTCCCGGCCGCAGCCGCCTATGCCCGGACGATAATCGCGCTGGAACTGCCGCCGGGACAGAACGCGGGCGAGCGCCGGGCCGAGCTGGAAGGAACGCGCACGGCCGCCTTTGGTAATTTAGCGCTGGCGCTGCTGATGGCGCATGTGCAAAGCGGCGCCCCGGAGTACCTGCAAGAGGCGGCGGCCAGCATTGAAGAAGCGCTCCGGCGGGACCCGAAAAATGTCAAAAGCCATATGAACCGGGCGAAGATCCGGCTGCTCCAGGGCCGGACCGCCGAGGTCGCCGAATGGCTGAACGGTTTCCTGGCCGGGCCAAAGGCCGAACCGATGCTGATCGTCGATTTCACCAAGCAGGCCTTTGACCGGTACGCGGCGAGCGGCGACCGGGAGGAACGGGCGCAGCTGCGGACGCTGCTGGCCAAATTGGTCGATCACCTGACGGGAGCAGTGGCGACCTGCGAACAGCTTTGCGCCGAATATCCGATCATGATGGTCGGTTTTGCCGGCAATTGCCAGGATCTTGGCCTGGTCGAA is a window of Candidatus Margulisiibacteriota bacterium DNA encoding:
- a CDS encoding tetratricopeptide repeat protein, translated to MKVPGAERGGNRPKVYNNILIGIFFREQGITPHGNLHVLTGLKFKRELQPELQKCLSGVRDLFVSHSLSFHQLEALFNHPDQLAQHLCRENGTTKLLSPEGISASIKVLLETKPLEGIKLLEQKTKLFTPEKIAALLRCNLGSIAACFTEQNVNEAEFRIALGLLKSNGSFDLQQAFCRELAETAKHDESWAVLALDEFCRHFPAQPWFHETAGDLQLGLGLAKEALAAFQAALRLDPQNKKLPPKIKAADRAVKTDRKETENKHEELRKTVLALWAKCGSEEPAGRELVALSQTRLFEQIANLLENDLTLSRNDEVTVKKLAALEKLAAERGDAVLARFCRYLQNKHLSEMVNKIAKGNAVERRIANTNIIDLGIPNFIRELLGNDELELGHTRLNPAALDGLAGSKEQVWDKLIASGYINNKGDLLEFDGVRRHFSLGEEISPKAADAAYKALYQASYYPLVERLAAAADNKTHKNQELCALIMDNLFGKHYRAYLAEYKQRRWDEALAELLACYRLNPAAENLDRQTAGLLSVMAHKTGEAGDTAGAIALYRRALFYDAFSLIALERLSLLHLSLRQFPAAAAYARTIIALELPPGQNAGERRAELEGTRTAAFGNLALALLMAHVQSGAPEYLQEAAASIEEALRRDPKNVKSHMNRAKIRLLQGRTAEVAEWLNGFLAGPKAEPMLIVDFTKQAFDRYAASGDREERAQLRTLLAKLVDHLTGAVATCEQLCAEYPIMMVGFAGNCQDLGLVEESARLIAAIMRHNGRDSGAYNYCLTMQARNDSHLGRDKAAAEKLISVIGADVSLRVYEEHLGAFQSLRIYAAELLTAIFVGSDKEGPEKRLNCKKGEKVLARLIKDFPHSPILWSCLGCLQEEQGKTGQARASYERSMAVDPSYLVARLNYLEMLFTEKGETPEFAAELAGLTATVRDILRRGRENDKELDRLRINFTYKILVALYQKMKAPEIVELLKIILTEGEAFGLAAHFQNALAEIKETEEGVPAEIAALIPART